In one Agrobacterium vitis genomic region, the following are encoded:
- a CDS encoding amino acid ABC transporter ATP-binding protein, which produces MSEELVSGPVADNCTSIFPLPLVRIENLHKYYGPLEVLKGIDIDVHAGEKISIIGPSGSGKTTLLRCINFIETPTSGRISIDGEPIGEKQVDGRRIALSDRALARQRARIGMVFQRFNLFPHLTVLQNIQIGPIKVGRRPAAEVRELALELLDKVGLADKRDAYPEMLSGGQQQRVAIARALAMQPRVMLFDEATSALDPELVGDVLNVMAQLARDGMTMIIVTHEMQFAEEISDRVVFMDGGRVVEQGPPRHIFHAPDHPRTQSFLRAVLRKQVLQ; this is translated from the coding sequence ATGTCCGAAGAACTGGTCTCAGGCCCGGTCGCCGATAATTGCACCAGCATTTTCCCGCTTCCACTCGTGCGGATCGAGAATCTGCATAAATATTATGGTCCACTTGAAGTCCTCAAGGGGATCGACATTGACGTGCATGCGGGCGAAAAAATCTCGATTATCGGGCCGAGTGGCTCCGGAAAGACAACGCTCTTGCGCTGTATCAATTTCATCGAGACACCAACGAGCGGTCGCATCTCCATTGACGGCGAACCGATTGGAGAGAAGCAGGTTGATGGGCGTCGGATCGCGCTGTCGGATCGGGCACTTGCCCGCCAACGCGCCCGGATCGGCATGGTGTTCCAGCGCTTTAATCTGTTTCCACATCTCACCGTTTTGCAAAATATCCAGATCGGGCCCATCAAGGTAGGGCGGCGGCCCGCCGCCGAGGTGCGTGAACTTGCGCTCGAACTGCTCGACAAGGTCGGCCTGGCCGACAAGCGCGATGCCTATCCCGAAATGCTCTCGGGCGGTCAGCAACAGCGCGTTGCAATCGCGCGCGCACTTGCCATGCAGCCCCGTGTGATGCTCTTCGACGAGGCGACCTCCGCGCTTGACCCTGAACTGGTTGGCGATGTGCTGAACGTCATGGCGCAACTGGCGCGAGATGGCATGACCATGATCATTGTAACGCATGAGATGCAATTTGCCGAAGAAATCTCCGACCGTGTGGTCTTTATGGATGGCGGTCGGGTCGTCGAACAAGGTCCGCCTCGTCACATCTTCCACGCTCCAGATCATCCGCGTACCCAGTCTTTCTTGCGGGCAGTGTTACGAAAGCAAGTGCTGCAATGA
- a CDS encoding DeoR/GlpR family DNA-binding transcription regulator, translating into MSFTENRIKHILEMLKLHQRVTVVALSEQLQVSHESIRRDLKELEIRGYARRVYGGAVIDGHDSDQPFGERIRVSAREKARIGEAAASMVENGMKIFIDTGTTTLACLKHLESRKDVTIVSNSIAVAAHFFPYPDASVRVLGGRMRPEYQATYGHETVAALKEHFFDLAIIAISAIHLERGFMDFGEDEAVLRRIARGQASRSIIVADSSKFGRLGSIHTFGLSEIDAVVTSGVLPKDFSDYFSQSNVDIINA; encoded by the coding sequence ATGAGTTTTACGGAAAACCGCATCAAACACATTCTGGAGATGCTGAAACTGCATCAAAGAGTGACTGTTGTTGCACTGTCCGAGCAGTTGCAGGTCAGCCACGAATCCATCCGTCGCGATTTAAAGGAGCTGGAGATCCGTGGCTATGCGCGTCGGGTCTATGGTGGCGCCGTAATCGACGGACATGACAGCGACCAACCGTTCGGTGAGCGTATCCGTGTCAGCGCCCGGGAAAAAGCCCGCATCGGCGAGGCTGCAGCCTCCATGGTCGAAAACGGCATGAAGATTTTTATCGATACCGGCACCACGACACTGGCCTGCCTGAAACATCTGGAGTCCCGCAAGGATGTGACAATTGTCAGCAACTCCATTGCGGTTGCGGCCCATTTTTTCCCCTACCCCGATGCCAGCGTGCGGGTTCTGGGCGGGCGCATGCGACCGGAGTATCAGGCTACCTACGGCCATGAGACGGTTGCGGCCCTCAAGGAGCATTTTTTCGATCTGGCCATTATCGCTATCAGTGCCATCCACCTGGAGCGGGGCTTTATGGACTTTGGCGAGGATGAAGCCGTCCTGCGCCGCATTGCCCGTGGGCAGGCCAGCCGCTCCATCATTGTGGCGGACAGCTCAAAATTCGGGCGGCTCGGCTCTATCCATACCTTTGGCCTGAGCGAGATTGACGCCGTGGTGACCAGCGGTGTGCTGCCGAAAGACTTTTCCGATTATTTTTCGCAATCAAACGTGGACATCATCAATGCCTGA
- a CDS encoding phosphotransferase enzyme family protein, with amino-acid sequence MGVPPDLTTEGHLARPKGSQAVDIDYGQFPAVSSEAYFRAATATLATQPSTMKAERTAELLKQHYGLSGLHSTLSSELERTEMVELSDGRRLIFKTSTQPEAIDSFRFQSAAIAGVQGGAGFVTATILRTKSNALMFEEDGVCGYVQNWVAGVPLHQANITPDLLFRTGSALGRLNRALEVIDTPAIHRPILWHIGCWPRLLELEQYLPSGLVADNVRAAMSNYIECVEPQLSGLAWQVTHNDPSPFNTLVTENGLSFIDFGDGCWGPRIQDLAIAASHLVNDPTLALGGAEYLIAGYASVIPLSAQEAKLLVGLMRARQSALILINYWRSHLFPDEAQYIKKNVARAERGLSILAPLGAVDAERAVLTATNLLSI; translated from the coding sequence TTGGGCGTACCTCCTGATCTGACCACCGAGGGTCACTTGGCCCGCCCTAAAGGGTCTCAAGCTGTTGATATCGACTATGGGCAGTTTCCGGCAGTTTCCAGTGAAGCCTATTTTCGGGCTGCCACGGCAACCTTGGCCACGCAGCCAAGCACGATGAAAGCCGAGCGGACTGCCGAGCTTCTTAAGCAGCACTATGGTTTGAGCGGACTCCATTCGACGTTGTCGTCAGAGCTCGAACGTACCGAGATGGTAGAGCTTTCGGATGGCCGCAGACTGATCTTTAAGACCTCAACCCAGCCAGAGGCAATCGACAGCTTTCGGTTTCAGTCAGCGGCCATTGCCGGAGTGCAAGGAGGTGCCGGGTTTGTTACGGCGACCATTCTGCGCACAAAGAGCAACGCGTTGATGTTTGAGGAAGACGGCGTCTGCGGATACGTTCAGAACTGGGTTGCTGGGGTTCCGTTGCATCAGGCGAACATAACGCCTGACCTGCTTTTTCGCACGGGCAGCGCGCTTGGCCGGTTGAACCGGGCACTTGAGGTGATCGATACGCCTGCGATCCATCGTCCGATTCTTTGGCATATCGGTTGCTGGCCAAGGCTTTTGGAACTGGAGCAATATTTGCCGTCCGGGCTCGTTGCGGATAACGTGCGTGCTGCAATGAGCAACTATATTGAGTGTGTTGAACCGCAGCTATCGGGCCTTGCGTGGCAGGTGACGCATAATGACCCAAGTCCGTTCAATACACTTGTGACTGAAAATGGACTTAGCTTCATTGACTTTGGCGATGGCTGCTGGGGACCAAGGATTCAGGACCTTGCGATTGCTGCAAGTCACCTCGTCAACGATCCAACGCTTGCTTTGGGCGGGGCAGAATATCTTATTGCCGGTTACGCCTCCGTCATTCCACTTTCAGCGCAGGAAGCGAAACTGCTTGTCGGGCTGATGCGTGCACGACAAAGCGCGCTGATCCTCATCAACTATTGGCGATCTCATCTCTTTCCTGACGAGGCCCAGTACATCAAAAAGAATGTTGCCCGGGCCGAGCGTGGCCTGTCTATCCTCGCACCTCTGGGTGCTGTTGACGCGGAGCGGGCCGTTCTCACAGCCACCAATCTTTTAAGCATATGA
- a CDS encoding amino acid ABC transporter permease — protein MTEGAWLRFYDNLPYFVNALFAGVVMTVIVTLGALVVSLLLGLMLACLKATGSRTFAVLIYVYVEVFRAIPVLTQLFIIYFGLATIGIKLDPIPAAIIGFGLNGGAYLAEVFRAGIEGVDRGQTEAAKAIGMPPAMILFSIVLPQAIRIILPSLANFSIGLLKETSLASAVAAPELSFQAHMLIDRTFLSTQIYCLVALVYLALSLPLSYLSRALERRFGRGVRI, from the coding sequence ATGACAGAAGGCGCATGGCTCCGGTTCTATGACAATCTTCCCTATTTTGTGAACGCGTTGTTTGCTGGCGTGGTGATGACGGTGATCGTGACCCTTGGCGCTCTGGTGGTCTCGCTGCTGCTCGGCCTGATGCTGGCCTGCCTCAAGGCGACCGGTTCACGCACGTTCGCGGTTCTTATCTATGTCTATGTTGAGGTGTTCCGCGCCATTCCCGTGCTGACACAGCTGTTCATCATCTATTTCGGATTGGCGACAATCGGCATCAAGCTTGATCCTATTCCAGCTGCGATTATCGGCTTCGGACTGAATGGCGGGGCTTATCTGGCCGAGGTTTTCCGCGCCGGGATTGAGGGAGTTGACCGTGGGCAGACCGAGGCGGCCAAAGCCATCGGCATGCCACCGGCCATGATCCTGTTTTCGATTGTTCTGCCACAGGCGATCAGGATCATTCTTCCCTCGCTTGCCAATTTCTCGATCGGCCTGTTGAAAGAGACATCGCTCGCCTCGGCAGTGGCGGCTCCCGAACTCAGTTTTCAGGCGCATATGCTGATCGACCGGACGTTTCTCAGCACGCAGATCTATTGTCTCGTGGCGCTGGTTTATCTGGCGCTGAGCCTGCCGCTGTCATACCTATCACGCGCGCTTGAGCGCCGCTTTGGACGAGGTGTGCGCATATGA
- a CDS encoding cysteine hydrolase family protein, translating to MPLAGRRRALLVIDVQPATLSADAAFQTLERIRAYIRNANYDAYVIASFHAPDGSMFERQLQWTLSKDAAGPVDPVIAAIIAATGKPWFALDKTVRSVFKAEKDDPLRDFLTAHEIDELHMTGFDINDCVLASAYDGLDRGYFSFVIEECSGRTDADRLVTDAALTVLRKQAMTNRSSRSASIAVEISLGQMGGHSSQATLGL from the coding sequence ATGCCGCTTGCCGGGAGACGGCGGGCGCTTTTGGTTATCGACGTACAACCCGCCACGCTGTCGGCGGATGCTGCATTTCAGACGCTCGAACGAATAAGGGCCTATATCCGAAACGCCAATTATGATGCCTATGTCATTGCCAGTTTTCATGCGCCTGATGGTTCCATGTTTGAGCGCCAGCTTCAATGGACCCTGTCAAAAGATGCGGCAGGCCCGGTCGATCCTGTGATCGCAGCCATAATCGCTGCAACCGGAAAACCATGGTTTGCGCTGGATAAAACCGTTCGGTCGGTGTTTAAGGCAGAGAAAGATGATCCGTTGCGAGACTTTCTCACAGCTCATGAAATTGATGAGCTACACATGACGGGATTTGACATCAATGATTGCGTGCTTGCTTCGGCCTACGACGGGCTCGACCGAGGCTATTTTAGCTTCGTCATTGAAGAATGCAGCGGCCGCACGGATGCTGACAGGCTTGTCACCGATGCCGCCTTGACCGTCTTGAGAAAGCAGGCCATGACCAATCGCAGCTCAAGGTCGGCTTCGATTGCTGTTGAGATTTCGCTGGGGCAGATGGGCGGACATTCATCGCAGGCTACTCTGGGCCTATGA
- a CDS encoding choline/ethanolamine kinase family protein — MNEIGMATTEVEHALEAALNQVAGWQGRKLRYRAVLGGISNTNFRIEVEGDPLSYFLKIPGRGTEMFIDRKAAAAASKQAETIGVGPRTFDYLAHLDIEIAEFIDGRRPSTHRDFADPQIRHKAVSLYCDFHAAPELPLTKTVFDMIDEHYAQVEELGGYWPSDHAWLRDQYRQARMALEASGLDLVPCFNDPMPGNFLIGENNSIKLIDFEYASNNERLYDLAIWSGEMFFSESIDREIIEDYFGHYDAGYHARFIVLKALADIKWSTWAMVQNRISTLDFDFYKYGIWKHMRARSIINDPRWPLFLKSL, encoded by the coding sequence ATGAACGAAATTGGTATGGCGACCACCGAAGTTGAGCACGCCCTGGAGGCTGCACTCAATCAGGTCGCCGGATGGCAAGGCCGTAAACTGCGCTATAGAGCCGTTCTCGGCGGTATCAGTAACACCAATTTTCGCATTGAGGTGGAAGGAGATCCCCTCTCCTATTTCCTGAAAATACCTGGTCGCGGTACGGAAATGTTCATTGATCGCAAGGCGGCGGCAGCGGCCAGCAAACAGGCTGAAACCATTGGCGTTGGGCCACGCACATTCGATTATCTCGCCCATCTGGACATTGAAATTGCAGAATTCATCGATGGTCGCAGACCATCCACCCATCGCGACTTTGCCGATCCCCAGATCCGCCACAAAGCTGTTTCCCTTTATTGTGATTTTCACGCGGCGCCAGAACTGCCGCTGACCAAAACCGTCTTTGACATGATCGACGAGCACTATGCGCAGGTGGAAGAGCTGGGCGGTTACTGGCCCAGTGATCATGCATGGCTTCGTGATCAATATCGACAAGCGCGCATGGCGCTGGAGGCATCCGGCCTCGATCTCGTTCCCTGTTTCAATGATCCCATGCCGGGCAATTTCCTGATTGGCGAGAACAATTCGATCAAGCTCATCGATTTCGAATATGCCTCCAACAATGAACGTCTTTATGATCTGGCGATCTGGAGTGGGGAAATGTTCTTTTCGGAATCCATCGATCGGGAAATCATCGAGGATTACTTCGGCCACTATGATGCCGGTTATCATGCCCGCTTCATCGTGCTGAAGGCCTTGGCTGACATAAAGTGGAGCACCTGGGCCATGGTGCAGAACCGGATTTCAACGCTCGATTTCGATTTCTACAAATATGGAATCTGGAAACATATGCGCGCCCGCTCCATCATAAACGACCCTCGTTGGCCGCTGTTTCTAAAATCGCTATAA
- a CDS encoding aspartate aminotransferase family protein — translation MSTDLMPNRYTPGEADVPAREAELIARRDNVLGASYRLQYRRPVHFVRAEGMWLYDPDGQAYLDFYNNVPSLGHCHPEVNAAMAAQAGRISANTRYLEPRLVDYAERLAATFPHELNRVVFTCTGSESNDLALRIARLASGNEGVIVSSYAYHGTSAAAASVSPNLGDAVKLSPFVRMVDLHGPAEIPEAQAADFFEAQVRAAIVDLNRRGIGVAAILFDSIFSSDGVWVDPCGFIAGGVAAVQEAGGLVIADEVQPGFGRTGAHMWGFERHGIVPDLVTLGKPMGNGFPIGAVVGRKSPMDRFGATARYSNTFAGNTVGIATADAVLTILQRDQIPQNALAMSERLRVGLEKLAMQPCGIRGVRNAGLFFGIDLGHEGATTASRRIMALNVVNAMRDDGVLVSTTGANEDTLKVRPPLVCQAEHIDRFLTAIDRALFKVESQPHTN, via the coding sequence ATGTCTACAGATCTCATGCCAAATCGTTACACACCGGGTGAAGCGGATGTTCCTGCGCGAGAGGCCGAGCTGATTGCGCGCCGTGACAATGTGCTCGGGGCGTCTTACAGGCTCCAGTATCGACGTCCCGTGCATTTTGTTCGTGCAGAAGGCATGTGGCTGTACGACCCTGATGGGCAAGCCTATCTGGACTTCTACAACAATGTACCGTCTCTCGGTCACTGCCATCCAGAGGTCAACGCTGCCATGGCCGCGCAGGCTGGCCGGATCAGTGCCAACACGCGCTATCTCGAACCAAGGCTTGTCGATTATGCCGAGCGGTTGGCTGCAACATTTCCCCATGAATTGAACCGTGTCGTCTTTACCTGCACGGGAAGTGAATCAAATGACCTTGCGTTGCGTATCGCAAGACTGGCGAGCGGCAACGAAGGCGTGATTGTCTCGTCCTACGCGTATCATGGCACCAGCGCAGCCGCGGCATCGGTGTCGCCCAATCTGGGCGATGCGGTCAAGCTTAGTCCGTTCGTGCGCATGGTTGACCTTCACGGGCCAGCAGAGATACCGGAAGCGCAGGCTGCGGATTTTTTTGAAGCGCAGGTTCGTGCAGCCATCGTCGATCTTAACCGTCGTGGCATTGGTGTTGCCGCCATCTTGTTCGACAGTATTTTTTCCAGCGATGGCGTATGGGTCGATCCTTGCGGCTTCATTGCAGGCGGCGTTGCCGCAGTGCAAGAAGCAGGTGGTCTCGTCATTGCCGATGAAGTTCAGCCCGGCTTCGGCCGAACAGGCGCTCATATGTGGGGTTTTGAGCGACACGGCATCGTTCCGGACCTTGTTACCCTGGGCAAGCCTATGGGCAACGGGTTTCCAATTGGCGCTGTGGTAGGACGGAAATCACCGATGGATCGATTTGGTGCGACAGCGCGGTACTCGAATACATTTGCTGGAAACACGGTGGGAATTGCAACGGCTGATGCCGTTCTGACAATTCTGCAACGCGATCAAATACCACAAAATGCGCTTGCGATGAGCGAGCGCCTGCGCGTCGGGCTGGAAAAACTGGCCATGCAGCCCTGTGGTATTCGCGGCGTGCGAAACGCGGGCCTGTTCTTTGGCATAGATCTCGGGCATGAAGGCGCAACCACCGCAAGTCGGCGTATCATGGCCTTGAATGTGGTGAATGCGATGCGAGATGACGGCGTGCTGGTGAGCACGACGGGTGCGAATGAAGACACACTGAAAGTGCGCCCTCCGCTCGTTTGCCAAGCGGAGCATATAGATCGCTTTCTCACAGCCATAGACCGTGCCCTCTTTAAGGTGGAAAGTCAGCCGCATACAAATTGA
- a CDS encoding GntR family transcriptional regulator: protein MIIQPFIFNGLLPRPKSCTINNSNVLVQGGKGLYFRYIIRMATLGVIFCLNDRSTLSRINRQVKRSGLSFDPVPVTSEGIPTQKMKPVDRESLQQQSYQALREALMKGRFMPGDTVSLRNLAQELGTSPMPVREAVQHLIAEGALVLRPNRTYAVPEMTREILAELKKLRVLLEGAVAEAAGSLIGAPELSSLYELQGQMRSALAVGDSKRYLIKNQDFHFTLYRSSEMSIAIGIIETLWLRIGPSFNLLTSGKRAAERDEKQVASLTDHHEAALAAIAAKSPSRLRGAIEQDIIQGMDFIIECTPT from the coding sequence ATGATAATTCAGCCCTTCATTTTCAATGGATTGTTGCCAAGACCAAAATCATGCACAATTAATAATTCGAACGTGCTCGTCCAGGGTGGCAAAGGCCTCTATTTCCGGTACATCATCAGAATGGCAACGCTAGGCGTCATCTTCTGTTTGAATGATCGCTCCACCCTATCAAGGATCAATCGCCAAGTGAAAAGATCAGGCTTATCCTTTGACCCGGTTCCTGTCACATCCGAAGGAATACCAACGCAAAAGATGAAACCTGTTGATAGGGAAAGCCTGCAGCAGCAGAGCTATCAGGCGTTGCGTGAGGCTTTGATGAAGGGCCGGTTTATGCCCGGCGATACCGTGAGCCTCAGAAATCTGGCACAGGAACTCGGCACCAGCCCTATGCCCGTCCGGGAAGCGGTACAGCACTTGATCGCCGAGGGTGCGCTTGTCTTGAGACCGAACAGGACCTACGCCGTGCCGGAAATGACGCGCGAAATCCTTGCGGAACTGAAGAAGCTCCGTGTTCTTCTTGAGGGAGCCGTGGCAGAGGCCGCCGGGTCATTGATCGGCGCGCCGGAATTGTCCAGCCTCTACGAGCTTCAAGGTCAGATGCGCTCGGCTTTGGCGGTTGGAGATTCAAAACGGTATCTTATAAAAAATCAGGATTTTCATTTTACGCTTTATCGAAGCTCGGAAATGAGCATTGCTATTGGCATTATCGAGACCTTGTGGCTGCGAATTGGACCAAGCTTCAACTTGCTGACGTCGGGTAAGCGTGCCGCTGAGCGTGATGAGAAGCAGGTCGCTTCGCTGACCGATCATCACGAGGCTGCATTGGCTGCAATCGCCGCCAAGAGTCCGTCGAGGCTTCGAGGTGCCATTGAACAGGACATCATTCAGGGAATGGATTTTATCATCGAATGCACGCCAACCTGA
- a CDS encoding amino acid ABC transporter permease produces the protein MISARTMELIGEWMPQLLVAAGQTLQMAGLAYILGAVVGLLLTLGLRSRYGIVARGCRIYIELIRSTPTLTQLFLIYFGLASVGLVIPSFEAAVLALGLHYAAYMAEIYRSGIAAVDQGQTEAAQAIGMTRLETMRYVVLPQSVSIILPPMTNSAISMLKDTSVASLISAPELMLRANDLASEYYMPMQLYLITGVMYFIMAYPLSLGVRYLEHVAAYGRRKAG, from the coding sequence ATGATCTCCGCACGTACGATGGAACTGATCGGCGAATGGATGCCGCAATTGCTGGTCGCGGCCGGGCAAACGCTACAAATGGCGGGTCTGGCCTATATTCTTGGGGCCGTCGTCGGGCTTTTGCTGACGCTCGGGCTCAGGTCCCGATATGGCATCGTGGCAAGGGGCTGCCGGATCTATATTGAGCTTATCCGCAGTACACCGACGCTGACGCAGCTCTTTCTTATCTATTTTGGTCTTGCCTCTGTTGGCCTTGTCATCCCCAGTTTCGAGGCTGCCGTGTTGGCCCTTGGACTGCACTACGCCGCCTATATGGCGGAAATCTATCGCTCCGGTATTGCTGCGGTCGATCAAGGTCAGACGGAGGCCGCACAGGCTATCGGCATGACACGGTTGGAAACCATGCGCTACGTGGTCCTGCCCCAATCCGTCAGCATCATCCTGCCACCAATGACCAATTCCGCCATCTCGATGCTAAAAGACACCTCTGTCGCATCCCTCATTTCTGCGCCGGAACTGATGCTGCGTGCCAACGATCTCGCAAGCGAATACTATATGCCCATGCAGCTCTACCTGATTACGGGGGTGATGTATTTCATCATGGCCTATCCGCTATCGCTGGGCGTACGTTATCTCGAACACGTGGCAGCCTACGGTCGCCGGAAGGCTGGTTGA
- a CDS encoding phosphotransferase family protein, producing the protein MKPLGTPDNEDEARAERALSRFTTLPLHTLTYRVALPAVASPSYHAVESVTFDIAPDGTEPTLFLKLAGDETKELVDDAISFAAATRLYDLGLSPKPIARAPLERAVLWERLGQGWRAAKIDDLMHEAPVSQLIKMQKAIAAGPLFGRPWSIFEGIDGLWAIMQTLQAPLPGDASWMYAWSRTLHSAISAAGVDFSAAHGDPHSSNVMIGPSGQLQLVDFDMAGDMDPYYQLGVQMNELYQFESQMQPLLEMHDGAFSTKALARCRLYAAADDFYWALRSMLLEMRSPRRSVEFLKYAEWRFLRCRMLLGRPGFEELVRSI; encoded by the coding sequence ATGAAACCACTCGGCACACCCGATAATGAAGATGAGGCCCGCGCTGAGCGCGCCTTATCGCGGTTCACCACCCTCCCCTTGCACACCCTGACCTACCGCGTCGCGCTGCCCGCCGTGGCTTCGCCGTCCTATCATGCGGTGGAATCCGTTACATTCGACATCGCGCCTGATGGCACTGAACCGACATTGTTTCTTAAGTTGGCCGGAGATGAAACAAAAGAACTGGTGGATGATGCCATCTCGTTTGCGGCCGCAACGCGCCTGTATGATCTTGGGCTTTCACCAAAGCCAATCGCCCGCGCCCCCCTTGAGCGGGCGGTGCTCTGGGAGCGTCTGGGGCAAGGGTGGCGGGCGGCGAAAATCGATGATCTCATGCACGAGGCTCCCGTATCGCAATTGATCAAGATGCAAAAGGCGATCGCCGCAGGCCCTTTATTCGGTAGGCCGTGGTCGATCTTCGAGGGGATCGATGGGCTTTGGGCCATAATGCAAACTCTGCAAGCCCCGCTGCCGGGGGATGCATCCTGGATGTATGCCTGGAGCAGGACTCTCCACTCCGCCATTTCTGCGGCTGGCGTTGATTTTTCTGCGGCCCACGGCGATCCGCATTCGTCTAACGTGATGATCGGTCCGTCCGGCCAATTGCAGCTGGTGGACTTCGACATGGCTGGCGACATGGACCCCTATTATCAGCTTGGGGTGCAGATGAACGAGCTCTACCAGTTCGAGAGCCAGATGCAGCCCCTTTTGGAAATGCATGATGGGGCTTTTTCCACCAAGGCTTTGGCCCGCTGCCGCCTGTATGCGGCAGCCGATGATTTCTATTGGGCCTTGCGCAGCATGCTTCTGGAAATGCGCTCTCCCCGGCGAAGCGTCGAGTTTTTGAAATATGCCGAATGGCGTTTCCTGCGGTGCAGAATGCTGTTGGGTCGTCCCGGATTTGAAGAATTGGTCAGATCGATTTGA
- a CDS encoding Zn-dependent hydrolase translates to MPEASSKSSKAPINTKRFQAMVDTLSSFGGGPDGSMNRLTLSQEDGRARDWLASWFAENGFVQSVDAIGNQFGSAPLAGANAPVVMVGSHIDSQPNGGRFDGALGVVAACEAVLAVRERLAAENRLAACNFQVVNWTNEEGARFQPSLLGSSVFTGAAELDWALDRADGNGVTVRQSLQEIGYAGKDKVPVPDALIELHIEGASTLFDAEEKFGAFTRFWGATKYRLAFLGRQAHTGPTPMAERKDALLGAAYLMADLRTMVDAYGLDLHTSVGRLEVFPNSPNIVPAEAVLFIELRSASPEILEEAERKLNVSIEAAAAKATIGYEIRSIDRRKAGSFAPGLIALAEQTAKSYGEPVRHLDTVGGHDAVALSAVCPAVVLAVRSQNGVIHHPTEYTTPEDQAFGTQVLADMLYRLACDGLEAAQHNEAAQ, encoded by the coding sequence ATGCCTGAAGCGTCTTCAAAATCATCCAAAGCGCCTATTAATACCAAGAGGTTTCAGGCGATGGTCGATACATTGTCTTCCTTCGGCGGCGGTCCGGACGGTTCCATGAACCGGCTTACATTGTCGCAGGAAGATGGCAGGGCGCGCGACTGGCTTGCGTCCTGGTTTGCTGAAAATGGGTTTGTCCAATCCGTGGACGCCATTGGCAATCAGTTTGGTTCAGCACCGCTGGCCGGGGCAAATGCACCTGTCGTCATGGTTGGTTCTCACATTGACAGTCAGCCGAATGGTGGGCGTTTTGATGGAGCACTGGGCGTCGTTGCGGCCTGCGAGGCCGTTTTGGCGGTGCGCGAACGGTTGGCGGCGGAAAATCGTCTTGCGGCCTGCAATTTCCAGGTCGTGAACTGGACAAATGAGGAAGGGGCGCGGTTTCAACCGAGCCTGTTGGGAAGCAGCGTTTTTACCGGTGCGGCTGAACTGGACTGGGCGCTTGACAGGGCCGATGGCAACGGCGTCACAGTTCGCCAGTCACTTCAGGAGATTGGCTATGCGGGCAAGGACAAGGTGCCCGTGCCCGACGCCTTGATCGAGCTGCACATTGAAGGTGCAAGCACTCTGTTCGACGCTGAGGAGAAATTCGGGGCGTTCACCCGTTTCTGGGGGGCCACAAAATACCGCCTCGCTTTTCTCGGCCGCCAGGCTCACACCGGTCCGACACCCATGGCGGAGCGCAAGGATGCACTGTTGGGCGCCGCCTATCTGATGGCCGATCTGCGGACCATGGTGGACGCTTACGGGCTTGACCTTCACACCTCTGTTGGCCGTCTGGAGGTTTTTCCCAATTCGCCCAATATCGTTCCAGCGGAAGCCGTGTTGTTCATCGAGCTGCGCTCTGCCTCGCCGGAGATTTTGGAGGAAGCGGAGCGCAAGCTGAACGTAAGCATTGAAGCTGCCGCTGCAAAAGCCACAATAGGCTATGAAATACGCTCCATTGATCGGCGTAAGGCAGGCAGCTTTGCGCCCGGTCTGATTGCCCTGGCAGAACAGACGGCAAAAAGCTACGGCGAGCCAGTGCGTCACCTCGATACGGTGGGAGGTCACGACGCAGTGGCGCTATCGGCTGTTTGTCCAGCCGTGGTGCTTGCCGTGCGCAGCCAGAACGGCGTCATTCATCACCCCACGGAATATACGACACCAGAAGATCAGGCATTTGGCACGCAGGTTCTGGCGGACATGCTCTATCGCCTTGCCTGCGACGGACTGGAGGCTGCGCAGCACAATGAGGCGGCGCAATGA